The Halostagnicola kamekurae sequence GCCGGCACGTGCCGGTCTCGGACGCGGAGGACGTCATCGCTGGCTTCACCTGCGTGAACGACCTCTCGAACCGCGACGACCAGTCCGAAGAGCGCAACTGGGTCCGCGGCAAGGCCTTCGACGGCGCGGCGCCCATCGGACCGGTGCTTGCGACCCCCGACGAAGTGCCAGACGACGCGGCAGTTCGGTCCCGAGTCAACGGCGAACTGAAACAGGACGGGACGCTCGATCAGCTCATCTTCCCGATTCCTGAGCTGATCGCCGAAATCACGACCTACCAGACCCTCGAGGAGGGCGACGTGATCGCGACCGGCACGCCGGAAGGCGTCGGACCGCTTGCCGACGGCGACGAGGTCGAGATCGAAGTCGAGGGCGTCGGCACGCTCTCGCACTCGGTTCGAATCCCCTGAATTGGGTCCGACCAATCGCGGGGAGACGAACGTTTTTCGACGTATCGACCGAACGACCGTCCATGACAGTCAGCTACGGCGCCGTGGCGTTCGACTGGCTCGGCCGCGCGACGGTTCGACTCGAGTCCCAAACGGGCGTGGTGATCTACGTCGATCCCGACCGAGCGGCCGTCCGCGAGGACGCGGCCCCTCGAGACGGCGATCTGGTGTTGGTAACCCACGAGCACCACTACGATCCCGACGGGATCGAACGGGTCGCACGCGACGACGCAGTCGTGGTGATCCACGAGTCGATCGACGGGCAGGGGATCGACGCCCGTGGGGAGGATCGGACGGCGCGAGTCCGCGCCCCGCCAACCGATCTCTCCTGCGATGTCGAACGCGTTCGCGCCGACGAGTCGTTCGTACTCGGCCCGCTGGATCTGTTCACGACGCCCGCGCACAACGAGCCGGACGGGCCACACACCCGCGGAGACGGCTCGGCGTACCACCCCGAGGGAACGGGCTGTGGGTACGCGGTCACCGTCGACGGCGTTCGGGCCTTTTTCGCGGGCCACACGGACGCCCTCGAGTACCACGAGGATCTCGACGTCGACGTTTTCTTTCCGCCGATCTGCGGCGACACCACGATGGATCGACACGATGCCGCGACGCTCGCAGAGCGAATGGCTCCGCGACTCGTCTGTCCGATCTACGACGAGGTGGCTTCGGTGAATACGGAGGCGTTCGTCGTCGACGTGGCGACTCGAGGGGTTCCGGTCGTTCTCGAGAATCCGAACCCATCGGCGGCTGGGATCGAGGACGACCGAACGATCGAGTAAGCCGTCTACGTTCTCGAACGCCGTGTCAGGATCAGCGCAACGAGGGCGTCGCGGCATCGACGCTCGAGGAGAGGGTCCGTCGCGTCTGGATCCCCGCCTGAAACCGCTGGAGGATCTTCGACTGGTGTTCGGGACACGCCACGACGAGGACCGCCCCCTCGCGAACCGGGATCACGGGCTGGGTCCCGCTGTGCGGTGCGTGCTGGCAGCCCGGGCACCGAACGCCGCCCGCCGGTCGGTGGTCCAGCGTCTCGGCGGCGTCTTCGGTCGTCAACCCGCAGACCGAGGCGAACTGCTCGAGGTGGTCCTCACAGCTGACGAGAGGAATCGTGAGCTGATCCACGAGCAGAAACGAGACCGCCTGCCGGCTGTCAGATTCGAAAGCGGAACGGCACGCCTCACACTGGACTGGCGGACGACCGTCGTCAGTACCCGGCTCCGAGTACTGAAAATCTGCTGCTGGCATTCGTCCCTATCGGCGGGTCGCCATCCACGTAAGTGGTCGGTTGTCGGATACTCGCGCACCGTTTCCGATACCGGAACCGTCGCCACTCCTACGGACCCACCCCACCGATCTCAGGACCATCGCTATCACGCCCGGAGCCATCACCATCGATTCCATCGACTCGCTGGCCGTGATAGCTATATTCACCTGCGTGTCGTCCGCCGAACATGGCGAGTGCAACGGTCTGCGTTTCGTATCACTTCGACGCCGTCTCGACGTGGCTCTGGGCGTTCGACGCCTGGGACATGCCGACGCGACACTCCCGAGGGGTCTACGGCGCGGACGTCGGGACCCCGCGGCTCCTCGACCTCCACGACGAACACAACCTCCCCTCGACGTGGTGTATCCCCGGCCACACCATCGAGAGCTTTCCGGCGGCCTGCGAGGCGGTCGCCGACGCCGGCCACGGAATCCAACACCACGGCTGGACCCACCGCGGCCCCTCGAGCTACGAGAGCAGGGAGGCCGAACGGGCGGATATCGAGCGCGGCATCGAGAGCATCGTCGAACTGACGGGCGAGCGTCCGACGGGGTACGCCTCGCCGGCATGGGACTTCTCGGCACACACCCTCGACATCCTCCTCGAGTTGGGGTTCGAGTGGGACTCGAGCGTGATGGCCGCCGATTTCGAACCGCACTACCTCCGGCGGGGGTGGCGTGCGCCCGCCGACGCGCCCTACGAACGCGGCGAACCGACCGACATCGTCGAACTCCCCCCGTCGTGGGAGCGCGACGACTTCCCGCCGTTTACCTACACCTGGGCGGACCCCCACCGGATGGGTTACACCGACGAGGAGATGATCTTCCGGAAGTGGCGCGACCAGTTCGACTGGATGGTTGAACACGTCGACGGCGGCGTCTACGTCCTGACGCTGCACCCGCAGGTGATCGGACAAGCACACCGAATCGGCCGCCTCGAGGAACTGTTCGAGCACATGTACTCTCGAGAAGACGTCGAGTTCGAGCGGATGCAAACGGTTGCCACTGACTTTCGAGAACGAAATCCACCGTCGGCTCAGTGATTGGTCACTTTGGAGCTCTCTCGGGCCTTGGACTTCGCCTCTGCCGAACTACCCCTTTGTATGTTTTTCAGAAGAAAATATTTTATGGGTGTGGCAGTAACGATACAGCAATGACTGAGCATGAGAATCCCGGAGCGTGGGACGGGGACGTTAACGAAGCGGTGCTCGAGGAGTGGATCGATTCGACGACGAAGTTCGAACGCGTCCGGGAGGTACTGCTCTCGACGACGACGCCACAGTACGCGAAAGAAATCGGCGAAAGAGCCAGAGTGAGCGAGCCGACCGCTCGAAAACACCTCGAGGCGCTCGCGGCGTCCGGATTCGGTGATGTGGTGACGACTGGCCGAGGCAAACGGTACAAACGTTCCCGCCAGACCGTCGCCATGCAGCGTATCAGTGACACCCATCAATCACTCTCTCGCGAGGAGCTAACGGAAGGTATCAAAGAACTTCGCGGGCAGATACGAACATATCAGAACGAGTTCGAAGCCTCGGATCCCGACGACCTCGCGTTTCAAATCGAATCAGACGAGGCCGACGCGTGGGAAACCGTTACCGCTTGGCGGGCTGCGGAAACCGATCTCGATATCGCAAAAGCGGCCCTCGCACTGTACGATTTCGATCCAGATGCCGGCACTGGCGATGGAAACTCCCCAGAAAATGACGACACGTCGACCTCCCGCGGCGCGTTTTCCGATAGCACGGGAAACGTCTCGGTCTAGCCTCCATCGATGGGAGGGATTCGACAAACTGAGTTGACGGGAGATCTCGGTGCGCGCCGGACGTGGCTGAACTCCGGACGATTCGTGACGTGTTTCGTCGAGGGGAACCGCTACTCGCGGACGAGGCGTTCGATAGCGTCCTGAGTCCTCGAGAGCTTCGGCTGTCTTTCGATGATGGGATCGGAAACGCAGACCGTGCTCGGATCGATGTCGTCTGGTATACGTCCGGTGCGTACTCGTCTCACTACACGGATTCTGCCGACGTGAACTGGCGATTCGATCGCCACCCGAACCCACACTCGCCCGAGATGCACTTTCATGCGCCACCGGACGCGGAATCTCACACCGCAGAGCGGTCGTGTATTACCGTCACTGAACCGCGCTTGGTGGCACGAGCGGTCCTAAAGCTCTGGCGACGAGCATACGAGACCGATTCGGTGGCCGAGATCAATACGGCAGAAAATCCACCATGAGTTCAGCGAAAACGAACGGCGTCTCTGCAGGATATCGTCTCACAGACGGCGACACGTCCCGACTCGGCCGGTGAGTCTCCAATCACGGAAGCGAAGGTAGGACGCTCACAGAACGCCCATCGCCTCGAGGCGTTCGGGCAGGTACGTATCCGTCACGAAGTCCAGTCCGCGCGCCGCGAGGGACTGCTGTTCCGCTTTCTTTCCGATCTCGAGCTGGAGTTCGATCTGCTCTTCCCAGTAGTCGGTCTGGAAGCGCGGATCGGAGAGTTCGCTCTCTAAGGCGTTGATGTCCGAATCCGAGAGCGGGTCCGTCGGCAGGTCGTACTCGACGATGTCGGCCGGCTGGATGCCGATATATTTCGCTTCGGGCGTCGCGAGGTACTCCGAGAGGTGCGCGGACTTGATCGAGCCGTAGGCGACCGAGCCGTAGATGCGGTAGGACCACGGGTCGCCGTCGGCGAAGACCGTCACCGGAAGCTCGAGTTCGTCGTGGAGCCGTCTGATCAGTCGACGCGTCGCCCGTGCCGGCTGGCCGCCGAGGTGGACGATCAGGGCGTCGTAGTCGGCGTCGAATCCGTTTTCGACCAGCCGGTCTCGCATCCCGCCGGTCTCGACACAGAGGACGAAGTCGGCGTCGTTGTCGAGGAACTCGATCGTGTCGGGGTTGTTCGGGATCTGGTAGCCACCCTGTCCCACGTCGAGTTGACAGTGGATGTCGCGTTCGCCGCGGTTCGTCTGCTCGCGGATGTGGAGCGGCCCCATCACCTTCGCGCCCGACTCCTCGGGTCGCATGTGAAAGTCCTCACGGGTGACCTCCGAGACGATCTCTAGGTCCTCGATCAACTGGTTGGACTCGTCCTGATCGTTGAACTGGGCGTTGTCGTTGTCCCAGCTTTCGGAGAGGTAGTACAACTCACGCAACGTCGACGAGCGGTCTTCCTCGAGTTGGTCTGCGAGGAACTCGATGGTGTAGACGGCTCGCAGGAGCTTCCGGGCGCCGCGGACCGAGTTCGCGGATCGGGTCGACGTCCGGTCGCCGTAGACCCAGACGCCCTTGTCCTCGTCGTACTCGATGTTGCTCTTCGTTCGAGTCGGGAGCGTCATGCTCGGTATCTCTCCCCCCTCGAACTGCTCGTAAAACTCCGCGGCGAGGTCGATCAACTGTTCTCTCGCTTCCTGGTTGGTGTCCGAACTCATTGGTCTGTCACGGTTAGTTTCTCGCTTTCGACGCCGCTCACGTCGAGGTCGAACGACGCGTCCGTATCGATTTCGTACTCGAGGGTCGCTTCCTCGCCGCTCGAGACGTCGCCGTCCCACTTGACGAACCACTCGCCGTCCATCTCGACGACGTTCGCGCCGTCGGACAGTTCGCGCGGTTCGGCGCTGACGATGTCAGTCAGTTCGAACGACTCGGTCGTGCTCGTGTGGTTCTCGACGACGATCGAGACCGACTGTCCGTCGCCGTTTTCCTCGAGTTCGCGCTCGACGAGCACGTTGTTCATGATCCGGGCGACGGCGTCGTCGATGTTCGGCTCGGGATTGTCGGTCACTTCGGCGACCTTCTCGGCCATCTCCGGGAGGATCTGGCCGAGGACGCTCTGCTTGCGCCGGCGTTTCTCCATCGAGCGGCGCTTGTTGAGGTAGCTCTTGAGCTCTCGAGCGGCCTCGCGGATGGCGAGTTCGATCTCGTCTTCGATCTCGGGAACGTTCGCGACGGCGTCTTTGGACTCGCTCGTGAACGGCACGTTCGTCGACGCCACGTGGACCATGATCACGGCGGGGCCGTTTGGAACCCCGGAGCCGCCGGGCTGGTCGAGCCCGTAGTTCCGCCAGCCGATCTGTTTGACGACGTCGGTCGTCGCACAGGCACCGCGCTGGTAGACCAGCGGCACGCGGTTCGCGAATCGGAGCACGTCCGCGCTCCCCTCCGCCTCGAGGTCGCCGCCGTAGGCGATTCCCGCCTCGACGATGAACGGATCGCCGCCGGAAACGCCAGCATCGCGCGTCGCAGCCGCGTAGAAGTCGGCGTCGAACTCCTTTCGCAGTCCGGCTTCGATGAGTTCGTCGGTGATCGGCGAGAGACACCGCGTCGGCGGCGCCATGATGTCGGTCGCGCGCATCCCGTCGACGAGCTGGCTCGAGGCGTCCCGGTCCTCCGTGAGCTCTCGAACCAGCGGCGGGTCGTCGGGAACCGTCCGCATGACGCCCCAGATGGCCTCGACGACGTTCTCTCGGGCGGTGTCGCCGAACGCGGCGTCGTCGTACTCCTCGGTCAACTCGGCGGCGCGGTCGACGGCCGAGCGGAGCGCCGCATGGGTGAATCGGTGGCGTCGGTCGTCCGCGTCTTCGAACTTGCCCGCGAGCCGCTCGGCGAAGGCGTGGATAACCGCGTCGTCCTTTCGCGTGCTCGTCGCGTCGTCGGCAAGCGCGTAGAGGTCGGCGACGATTCGGGAGTCGCTGTCTGACTCGGCCTCCGCGGAACCGCTCTCGTCGGATTCGCCCTCGAGTTCGACGAGTTCGGCCCACGCCGCCGCGACGGCGTTCTCTCGAACCGTCTCGCCGAAGGTCGTTCCGTGCTCGTCCTCGGCCGATTCGGCGGCGGACTCGACGATATCGACCAGTTTGTGGTGACAGAGCCGCTCGCGGTTTTCGACGGTCGTGGCGATGGTTTCTGCAAAGTCTGCCGTCGCAGTCGCTCCCTTGTTCGCCGTCGCGTCCTCGATGGCAGCCGCGACCGCATCCCCGTCGTCGGCGTCCGGCGTCGCCCAGGACATCTCCCGGCCGAAGTGCCGGTCGCGGAACTCGTCGATGACCGAGGTAGCGGTCTTCTTCCCGACGCGGGTGAACTCCTCCTGGAGGAACCCGGAGATGCTGTGTGAGTCCGTCGCCGAGAGCATCTTCATCACGGTGCCGAGTTCGACGCCGTGAGGGTGGGGCCGGATCTCTTCGGTCTCCTCGGGCAGTTCGTCGGTCGCCCGTTCGGCCTTGAAGTGCTCGTTCGGCTCCTTGAGCTCGAGTCGGGCGTGGGGGTTGACGACCGCCGTGTGCTTGATGTAATCGTGGAGCTGTGCACGCGCACGCATGTTCGCCTCCATCTCGAGTTCGATGCGCGTGCCGTGGGGGCGGTCCCACGAGGCAGTCTCTTCGACGCTGATCTCGGGCTCGTTGTCGTCGGTGTCGATGATCAGCTCGAAGTACTCCGCCTCACTCGAGCCCTGCGTGCGACTCGTGATCTTGGCGGGTTTCCCGCTTGTCAGTTGCGAGTAGAGGACGGCCGCGGAGATCCCGATCCCCTGCTGTCCGCGAGACTGTTCGCGAGCGTGAAATCGCGAGCCGTAGAGTAGTTTCCCGAAGACTTTCGGCAGCGATTCCTTCGTTAGCCCCGGCCCGTTGTCCTCGACGATCAGCCGGTAGTAATCGCCCTCCTCCTGAATTTCGACGTAGATATCGGGGAGAATACCGGCTTCCTCGGCGGCGTCGAGCGCGTTGTCGACGGCCTCTTTGACGGCCGTCACGAGGCCTCGAGCACCGCTGTCGAAGCCGAGCATGTGCTTGTTCTTCTCGAAGAACTCGGCGATGGAGATCGCGCGCTGGTTTTCGGCCAGCTCTTCGGCGATCCCCTCCTCCTCGCCGAGCGTCGACTGGAACGACGTCATCGTTTCCCCTTATTAGCGGCGGGGCTAAAAGCTGTGTGCTACCGCGGTGAAAGTGATTGGTACGCTCGGTCCGGCATCGTGGACCGGAACGAAGCCTCGCTCCCGGCGCTCGAGGACGATCTGCCAGCGAATCGGATCACCAGCCACCGAGGTCACTCGACCGTCGCCCTCGGGTCTGCAGGCGCGGACTCCTGATCGTCCGCGTCGAGGTGGACCGTCAACACGGGGACCGGCGACCGGCGAACGACCCGCTCGGCGACGCTCCCGAGCAGGAGTCGGTCGATTCCGCCTCGGCCGTGGGTCCCCATCACGACGAGATCGCAGTTTTCGGGTGCGGCCTCGTCGACGATGACCCTGCTCGGCGAGCCCTCGAGTACGTTCGTCTCGACGTCGACGTCGGATGGGGCGAGCTCTTTCACCCGTTCGACCGCCACCTCGCCTTCCTCTCGGAGGGCGCCGGTGATGCCGTCCCACGCCGTCTCCATCGCGAGGCCACCGTAACTCGCGGCGTTGATGACGTACACCGCACGGATCGTCGCATCGTGGGTTCGAGCGAGTTCGATCGCGTACTCGAGCGCGTGCTCGCCCTCGGCCGAACCGTCGGTCGGAACGAGGATTCGATCGTACATTGTCATATGTTATCATATAACGCGCAGTAGTAATAACTGTGTTGTTCACCGCCCCGACGGAGTCTATCGCACAAACGTGCCGTCGTGGCGTTCTGTCGGGTCTCGAGCGCGGTTGCGGACGATGGCGAGCATCCCCGACGCCCGGGTCGACGGCGACCGATAGCATTTTTCGCCGCCGACCCGTTCACGGATCCGTGAACGTACGCGGGAGCGTCGCGGGTGAGGTCGACGTGCGAACGGTGACGACAAGCTACGGCGAGAGCGACCTCGCGGAAGTTCCGCTGCGGTTCGATCGACACGAAGATTCGACGGCCCCGGCCGACGCGTCCAGTTTCGAGTCCGACGATGGGTCCGGTTCCGGGTCCGACGGCGCGTCCAATTACGAATCGTCGGGCGCGGTCGACGGACGGGACGCGACGACGGTCACGTTGTGGGGCAAGTGGACCGAATCGGCGGAGCTGCTCGAGCCGGGGATGGAACTGCTCGTGACGAACGTCGACGAGGACGAGTACCAGGGCGAGACGCAGTACTCCACGACGGGCGAGTCCTACGTCGTCGTCGAGCCGAGCTTTCTGGTGAACGTGACCGATGTCCGCAACTGGGTCGAGTGTCCGCGCCTGTACTACCTCAACAAGCTCTCGGGGGTGCCGCTGAACTATCCGGTCCTCAAGGGGACCATCGTCCACGAGGTCTTCGGGGACCTCCTTCGGGGACGGGACCTCGAGGCGGCGATCGACGAGCGAATCGACGAACGGGGCCTCGAACTCGGCTTACTGGGCGAGACCCCCGAAGGCGTCGCCGAGGACGTCCGCGACAACGCCGCCGCGATCGAGGGCTGGCTCGAGCAGGGCCGACTCACAGAACAAGATAGCTGGCGCTCGGAACAGCTACTCATCAGCGAGACGTTCGGCATCCGCGGGCGCGCCGACGCCATTCGACGCGGCGCGCCGGTCGAACTCAAGACCGGCAAGAACCTGCGGAAGGATCCGCGGTTCAAGGACAAGGTTCAGGCCGCCTGCTACGCGCTCTTGCTCGAGGAACACGGTGGCGACGTCGATATGGGTACCTTGCTCTACACGAAAAACTCCGCGCTCGATCGGAACGAGGAGACCGGCGACCTCACGCCGGCCAAGGAGTTCACGATGGGCGAGGGCCTCCTGAAGTTCGTCGTTCGCGTGCGAAACGAGATCGCGGTGATGGAAGTCGCCGGCGACGTGCCGACGGGGTACGAAGGCGACGCCAAGTGCGAGTACTGCTTCGAACAGGACACCTGCATGGTCGTCTCCGGACGGCTCGACCAGGAGTCGAAGGCGGGCCAGATCGGCCAGTCGCTTCCGCCGGAGGAGCTCGAGTACTTCGAGCGGCTCTACCACGCCATCGAGGAAGAACGTCGCGAGATCCACGCAGAGTACGCCAAACTCTGGGAACAGGACGCCGAAGAGCGCGCCGAGGACGACCGGGCGATCATCGATCTCGAGTTCGTCGAACGGCGGGAACTCGAGGGCGGCCGCTGGGAGCTTCGGACCCGCCAGCGCGGCGCGTCGACCTCCAAACTGCGCGAAGGGGACCTCGTGCTGGCCAGCGACGGCCACCCGGTGAGCGGCAACTCGGAACTCGCTCAGATCGAGCGGCTGGACGACGAGATCGTCCTCACGGCCGACGAACCCGTCGAGGTCACCCGGCTCGACGTCTACCCGTCCGAACTGACCACCGACCGGTTGCTCGTCGCGCTTCACGACGCCCTGCTCAAAGGGAGTGACCGTCGCAAGGACGTCCTCTTCGGGCGCGCCGACCCCGAATTCGACGATCCGGGAGAGACGTTCATCGACAACAACGACGCGCAGGACGAGGCCGTTCGAAAGGCGGTGGGAGCGCAGGATTGCGCATTGATCCACGGCCCGCCCGGGACGGGAAAGACCTACACCATCGCTCGAGCGATCCGCGCGATGGTCGAGCGCGGCGAGCGCGTCCTCCTGTCGGCGTTTACCAACCGGGCGGTCGACAACGCGCTCGAGGCCTTGCTCGAGCAGGGGATCGACACGACCGACGTGGTCCGGGTCGGCTCCGAGAGCGGCGTCCGCGAGGACATGCAAGCCCACCGGCTCGACTTCGCGGGCGATCCCGAGGAACGCGTCGCGGAGCTACAGAACGCGAAGGTCGTCGCCGCGACGACGGCGACCTGCGGCTCGCGGGTCATGAAAGAGCAGGCCTTCGACGCGGTGCTCGTCGACGAAGCCGCGCAGTTGACCGAACCGGGGACTTACGCGGCGATCAATCTCGCCAGTCGGTTCGTCCTCGTCGGCGACCACGAACAGCTCCCGCCGGTCGTCCAGGCCGAAAACGACCTGACGACGTCGCTGTTCGAGCGACTCGTCGAGCGACACCCCAACGCAGGGATCATGCTCG is a genomic window containing:
- a CDS encoding universal stress protein, which encodes MYDRILVPTDGSAEGEHALEYAIELARTHDATIRAVYVINAASYGGLAMETAWDGITGALREEGEVAVERVKELAPSDVDVETNVLEGSPSRVIVDEAAPENCDLVVMGTHGRGGIDRLLLGSVAERVVRRSPVPVLTVHLDADDQESAPADPRATVE
- a CDS encoding polysaccharide deacetylase family protein is translated as MASATVCVSYHFDAVSTWLWAFDAWDMPTRHSRGVYGADVGTPRLLDLHDEHNLPSTWCIPGHTIESFPAACEAVADAGHGIQHHGWTHRGPSSYESREAERADIERGIESIVELTGERPTGYASPAWDFSAHTLDILLELGFEWDSSVMAADFEPHYLRRGWRAPADAPYERGEPTDIVELPPSWERDDFPPFTYTWADPHRMGYTDEEMIFRKWRDQFDWMVEHVDGGVYVLTLHPQVIGQAHRIGRLEELFEHMYSREDVEFERMQTVATDFRERNPPSAQ
- a CDS encoding DUF7342 family protein — encoded protein: MTEHENPGAWDGDVNEAVLEEWIDSTTKFERVREVLLSTTTPQYAKEIGERARVSEPTARKHLEALAASGFGDVVTTGRGKRYKRSRQTVAMQRISDTHQSLSREELTEGIKELRGQIRTYQNEFEASDPDDLAFQIESDEADAWETVTAWRAAETDLDIAKAALALYDFDPDAGTGDGNSPENDDTSTSRGAFSDSTGNVSV
- a CDS encoding AAA domain-containing protein, with amino-acid sequence MNVRGSVAGEVDVRTVTTSYGESDLAEVPLRFDRHEDSTAPADASSFESDDGSGSGSDGASNYESSGAVDGRDATTVTLWGKWTESAELLEPGMELLVTNVDEDEYQGETQYSTTGESYVVVEPSFLVNVTDVRNWVECPRLYYLNKLSGVPLNYPVLKGTIVHEVFGDLLRGRDLEAAIDERIDERGLELGLLGETPEGVAEDVRDNAAAIEGWLEQGRLTEQDSWRSEQLLISETFGIRGRADAIRRGAPVELKTGKNLRKDPRFKDKVQAACYALLLEEHGGDVDMGTLLYTKNSALDRNEETGDLTPAKEFTMGEGLLKFVVRVRNEIAVMEVAGDVPTGYEGDAKCEYCFEQDTCMVVSGRLDQESKAGQIGQSLPPEELEYFERLYHAIEEERREIHAEYAKLWEQDAEERAEDDRAIIDLEFVERRELEGGRWELRTRQRGASTSKLREGDLVLASDGHPVSGNSELAQIERLDDEIVLTADEPVEVTRLDVYPSELTTDRLLVALHDALLKGSDRRKDVLFGRADPEFDDPGETFIDNNDAQDEAVRKAVGAQDCALIHGPPGTGKTYTIARAIRAMVERGERVLLSAFTNRAVDNALEALLEQGIDTTDVVRVGSESGVREDMQAHRLDFAGDPEERVAELQNAKVVAATTATCGSRVMKEQAFDAVLVDEAAQLTEPGTYAAINLASRFVLVGDHEQLPPVVQAENDLTTSLFERLVERHPNAGIMLDRQYRMNQRIQAFASREFYDGELRPAEPTVATRTLDDLEGVSRDGLPPELRDPVSLVPVAGDDGQYTDDAEAARIAELIERYEAAGLERSDIGVIAPFRAQVSNISNYVPDGVAVDTVDRFQGSSQEVIIVSFTATGTLEGPIFEDYRRINVALTRPKRALVLVGDADALATDPVYGRMLEWAHQ
- a CDS encoding DNA topoisomerase IV subunit A, whose product is MSSDTNQEAREQLIDLAAEFYEQFEGGEIPSMTLPTRTKSNIEYDEDKGVWVYGDRTSTRSANSVRGARKLLRAVYTIEFLADQLEEDRSSTLRELYYLSESWDNDNAQFNDQDESNQLIEDLEIVSEVTREDFHMRPEESGAKVMGPLHIREQTNRGERDIHCQLDVGQGGYQIPNNPDTIEFLDNDADFVLCVETGGMRDRLVENGFDADYDALIVHLGGQPARATRRLIRRLHDELELPVTVFADGDPWSYRIYGSVAYGSIKSAHLSEYLATPEAKYIGIQPADIVEYDLPTDPLSDSDINALESELSDPRFQTDYWEEQIELQLEIGKKAEQQSLAARGLDFVTDTYLPERLEAMGVL
- a CDS encoding fumarylacetoacetate hydrolase family protein, with translation MKYVRFRDPAGAVRRGELEDGTVHFANESYDFDGDEIDILPPTEPSKIVCIGRNYADHADEMGSDLPDRPMLFLKPPNTVSSHGDTVTVPAGKERIDHEAELGVVIGEQCRHVPVSDAEDVIAGFTCVNDLSNRDDQSEERNWVRGKAFDGAAPIGPVLATPDEVPDDAAVRSRVNGELKQDGTLDQLIFPIPELIAEITTYQTLEEGDVIATGTPEGVGPLADGDEVEIEVEGVGTLSHSVRIP
- a CDS encoding MBL fold metallo-hydrolase — protein: MTVSYGAVAFDWLGRATVRLESQTGVVIYVDPDRAAVREDAAPRDGDLVLVTHEHHYDPDGIERVARDDAVVVIHESIDGQGIDARGEDRTARVRAPPTDLSCDVERVRADESFVLGPLDLFTTPAHNEPDGPHTRGDGSAYHPEGTGCGYAVTVDGVRAFFAGHTDALEYHEDLDVDVFFPPICGDTTMDRHDAATLAERMAPRLVCPIYDEVASVNTEAFVVDVATRGVPVVLENPNPSAAGIEDDRTIE
- a CDS encoding DNA topoisomerase VI subunit B; its protein translation is MTSFQSTLGEEEGIAEELAENQRAISIAEFFEKNKHMLGFDSGARGLVTAVKEAVDNALDAAEEAGILPDIYVEIQEEGDYYRLIVEDNGPGLTKESLPKVFGKLLYGSRFHAREQSRGQQGIGISAAVLYSQLTSGKPAKITSRTQGSSEAEYFELIIDTDDNEPEISVEETASWDRPHGTRIELEMEANMRARAQLHDYIKHTAVVNPHARLELKEPNEHFKAERATDELPEETEEIRPHPHGVELGTVMKMLSATDSHSISGFLQEEFTRVGKKTATSVIDEFRDRHFGREMSWATPDADDGDAVAAAIEDATANKGATATADFAETIATTVENRERLCHHKLVDIVESAAESAEDEHGTTFGETVRENAVAAAWAELVELEGESDESGSAEAESDSDSRIVADLYALADDATSTRKDDAVIHAFAERLAGKFEDADDRRHRFTHAALRSAVDRAAELTEEYDDAAFGDTARENVVEAIWGVMRTVPDDPPLVRELTEDRDASSQLVDGMRATDIMAPPTRCLSPITDELIEAGLRKEFDADFYAAATRDAGVSGGDPFIVEAGIAYGGDLEAEGSADVLRFANRVPLVYQRGACATTDVVKQIGWRNYGLDQPGGSGVPNGPAVIMVHVASTNVPFTSESKDAVANVPEIEDEIELAIREAARELKSYLNKRRSMEKRRRKQSVLGQILPEMAEKVAEVTDNPEPNIDDAVARIMNNVLVERELEENGDGQSVSIVVENHTSTTESFELTDIVSAEPRELSDGANVVEMDGEWFVKWDGDVSSGEEATLEYEIDTDASFDLDVSGVESEKLTVTDQ